A window of Streptomyces armeniacus contains these coding sequences:
- a CDS encoding FAD binding domain-containing protein — translation MSGLRARTVRRAAGTTGEGAAGLSTHAPHAPQAAQSTAQPVTPPVTPADRHPAAQPVTLPGTLDEAVAALAAMPAAVPVAGGTDLMASVNSGQLRPAALVGLGRIGEIRGWEYLDGHALLGAGLTLARMGRPDFAALIPALAASARAAGPAQIRNAGTLGGNIVSAAPTGDTLPVLAALEATLIIAGPGGARREVPASHLLAGMELLHAGEVVGYVRVPLLHAPQTFLKATGRTGPGRALASAAVVLDPARRNVRCAIGAVAPMPLRPLEAEQWVASLIDWDGQRGLAPEALAAFGDYVAMACIPDPPPAEEGGEQPPPLPPAALHLRRTVAALARRGLGRALA, via the coding sequence ATGTCCGGGTTGCGAGCACGTACCGTACGGCGTGCAGCCGGGACAACCGGGGAAGGGGCAGCTGGATTGAGCACGCACGCACCGCATGCGCCACAGGCGGCGCAGTCCACTGCGCAGCCTGTCACGCCACCGGTCACACCGGCGGACAGACACCCGGCGGCGCAGCCGGTGACGCTGCCGGGGACACTCGACGAGGCCGTGGCGGCGCTGGCCGCCATGCCCGCCGCGGTGCCGGTCGCGGGCGGCACCGACCTGATGGCGAGTGTGAACTCCGGGCAGCTGCGCCCCGCCGCGCTCGTGGGCCTCGGACGCATCGGTGAGATCCGCGGCTGGGAGTACCTCGACGGGCACGCGCTGCTCGGCGCCGGCCTCACCCTCGCCCGTATGGGCCGCCCCGACTTCGCCGCGCTCATCCCCGCGCTCGCGGCGAGCGCGCGCGCCGCCGGACCCGCGCAGATCCGGAACGCGGGCACGCTCGGCGGCAACATCGTCAGCGCCGCCCCGACCGGCGACACCCTGCCCGTACTGGCCGCGCTCGAGGCCACCTTGATCATCGCCGGCCCCGGCGGCGCGCGGCGCGAGGTGCCCGCCAGCCACCTGCTCGCCGGGATGGAGCTGCTGCACGCCGGTGAAGTGGTCGGATACGTACGGGTGCCGCTGCTGCACGCCCCGCAGACCTTCCTGAAGGCGACCGGGCGAACGGGCCCGGGGCGCGCCCTCGCGTCGGCCGCCGTCGTACTGGACCCGGCCCGGCGCAACGTACGGTGCGCGATCGGCGCTGTGGCGCCCATGCCGCTGCGGCCGCTCGAAGCGGAACAGTGGGTGGCGTCCCTCATCGACTGGGACGGGCAGCGCGGGCTGGCGCCGGAGGCGCTGGCCGCGTTCGGCGACTACGTCGCGATGGCCTGCATCCCGGACCCGCCGCCGGCGGAGGAGGGCGGCGAACAGCCCCCGCCGCTGCCCCCCGCGGCTCTGCACCTGCGGCGTACGGTGGCGGCACTGGCCCGCCGGGGACTCGGGAGGGCACTCGCATGA
- a CDS encoding carbohydrate ABC transporter permease: MSEAVRAPRRWRIRRPWRLAAESAAVLIAVVVAFPLYWMVLSAFKPAGEVQSDEPRPWTLEPSLDSFRRVFEQQDFGRYFLNSLLVASAVVVASALIAFLAATAVTRFRFKFRTTLLIMFLAAQMVPIEALTIPMFFLMRDFNALNTLYSLILPHIAFSLPFAIWMLRGFVKAVPEALEEQAFIDGASRTRFLWQILFPLVFPGLVATSVFSFISTWNDFLFAKSFIISATENSTLPMALLVFFDTETPDWGGVMAASTVMTIPVLIFFVAVQRHLVSGIGGAMKD; this comes from the coding sequence GTGAGCGAGGCCGTACGCGCGCCCCGCAGGTGGCGCATACGCAGGCCGTGGCGGCTCGCGGCGGAGTCGGCGGCGGTGCTGATCGCGGTGGTCGTCGCGTTCCCGCTGTACTGGATGGTGCTGTCCGCGTTCAAGCCGGCCGGCGAGGTGCAGTCGGACGAGCCGCGGCCGTGGACGCTGGAGCCGTCGCTGGACTCGTTCCGCCGGGTCTTCGAACAGCAGGACTTCGGGCGGTACTTCCTCAACAGCCTGCTCGTGGCGAGCGCGGTCGTCGTGGCGTCGGCGCTCATCGCGTTCCTGGCGGCGACGGCGGTGACGCGGTTCCGGTTCAAGTTCCGTACGACGCTGCTGATCATGTTCCTGGCGGCGCAGATGGTGCCCATCGAGGCGCTGACGATCCCGATGTTCTTTCTCATGCGGGACTTCAACGCGCTCAACACCCTCTACTCGCTGATCCTGCCGCACATCGCCTTCTCACTGCCGTTCGCCATCTGGATGCTGCGCGGCTTCGTGAAGGCGGTGCCGGAGGCGCTGGAGGAACAGGCGTTCATCGACGGCGCGAGCCGCACCCGCTTCCTGTGGCAGATCCTCTTCCCGCTGGTCTTCCCGGGCCTGGTGGCGACGAGCGTGTTCTCGTTCATCTCCACCTGGAACGACTTCCTCTTCGCCAAGTCCTTCATCATCAGCGCCACCGAGAACTCCACCCTGCCGATGGCGCTGCTGGTCTTCTTCGACACCGAAACCCCCGACTGGGGCGGCGTGATGGCGGCCTCGACGGTGATGACAATCCCGGTGCTGATCTTCTTCGTCGCCGTCCAGCGGCATCTCGTCTCGGGCATCGGGGGAGCGATGAAGGACTGA
- a CDS encoding beta-N-acetylhexosaminidase, translated as MRHDLIPAPRSVTTGGDGEFVFGPGTRLDAGPGTEDVARWLRGALGAPTGLPLPPYGAAGAAGAAGDAPVRLRVEPAVTAALGPEGYRLEAAPDGLLIEGGGAAGVFWGAQTLRQLLGPDAYRQARTDPARVWRVPAQRIEDAPRFRWRGFMLDVARHFLPKDAVLRCVDQLAAHKLNVLHLHLTDDQGWRIEIERYPRLTEVGGWRARTKKGHRHSDLWDERPHGGYYTRDDIREIVAYAAERHITVVPEIDIPGHSQAAIAAYPELGNADVVDTSALGVWDDWGVNPNVLAPTDRTLRFYTGVLEEVLELFPSTFVHIGGDECPKTQWRQSAAAQERMRQEGLADEDALQSWFIRRFDRWLAARGRRLIGWDEILEGGALGPAAPAEAGTDGEARTDAGARTDAGAADTALSAGAAVSSWRGYAGGIAAATAGHDVVMCPEQQVYLDHRQDGGPDEPVPIGYVRTLSDVYHFEPVPPQLAGTPAAGRVIGTQANMWTEVADTRQRVDYQVFPRLVAFAEVAWSPLPVPEERDFAGFQGRMRRAHLARLDALGIDYRPGGGPRPWQRRPGVLGRPIEGQPPIV; from the coding sequence ATGCGGCACGACCTGATTCCGGCGCCCCGTTCCGTCACCACGGGCGGTGACGGCGAGTTCGTGTTCGGGCCCGGCACGCGGCTGGACGCCGGCCCCGGCACCGAGGACGTCGCGCGCTGGCTGCGCGGCGCGCTGGGCGCGCCCACCGGGCTGCCGCTGCCGCCATACGGAGCGGCCGGTGCGGCCGGAGCGGCCGGCGACGCCCCCGTACGGCTCCGCGTCGAGCCGGCCGTCACCGCCGCACTCGGCCCGGAGGGCTACCGCCTGGAGGCCGCACCGGACGGCCTCCTCATCGAAGGCGGCGGCGCCGCGGGCGTGTTCTGGGGCGCGCAGACGCTGCGGCAGCTGCTCGGCCCGGACGCGTACCGGCAGGCACGTACGGACCCGGCGCGCGTGTGGCGCGTGCCGGCGCAGCGGATCGAGGACGCGCCGCGGTTCCGCTGGCGCGGCTTCATGCTGGACGTGGCGCGGCACTTCCTGCCGAAGGACGCCGTGCTGCGCTGCGTCGACCAGCTCGCCGCGCACAAGCTCAACGTGCTGCACCTCCACCTCACCGACGACCAGGGCTGGCGCATCGAGATCGAGCGCTACCCGAGGCTCACCGAGGTCGGCGGCTGGCGCGCCCGTACGAAGAAGGGCCACCGCCACTCCGACCTCTGGGACGAGCGCCCGCACGGCGGTTACTACACGCGGGACGACATCCGGGAGATCGTCGCGTACGCCGCCGAGCGGCACATCACCGTCGTACCGGAGATCGACATCCCGGGGCACTCGCAGGCCGCCATCGCCGCGTATCCGGAGCTGGGCAACGCCGACGTCGTCGACACCTCCGCGCTCGGCGTCTGGGACGACTGGGGCGTCAACCCCAACGTCCTCGCGCCGACGGACCGGACACTCCGCTTCTATACGGGCGTACTGGAGGAGGTGCTGGAGCTGTTCCCGTCCACGTTCGTGCACATCGGCGGCGACGAGTGCCCCAAGACGCAGTGGCGGCAGTCCGCCGCCGCGCAGGAGCGGATGCGGCAGGAGGGGCTGGCGGACGAGGACGCGCTGCAGTCGTGGTTCATCCGGCGCTTCGACCGCTGGCTCGCGGCACGGGGGCGGCGCCTCATCGGCTGGGACGAGATCCTGGAGGGCGGCGCGCTCGGACCGGCGGCCCCGGCGGAGGCGGGTACGGACGGGGAAGCGCGTACGGACGCGGGTGCCCGTACGGACGCGGGTGCGGCCGACACCGCCCTGTCCGCCGGCGCCGCCGTCTCCTCGTGGCGCGGCTACGCCGGCGGAATCGCCGCCGCGACGGCGGGACATGACGTCGTGATGTGCCCCGAGCAGCAGGTCTACCTCGACCACCGGCAGGACGGCGGCCCCGACGAGCCGGTGCCCATCGGCTACGTCCGCACGCTCAGCGACGTCTACCACTTCGAGCCCGTACCGCCGCAGCTCGCCGGCACCCCGGCGGCCGGCCGCGTCATCGGCACACAGGCCAACATGTGGACCGAGGTGGCCGACACCCGGCAGCGCGTCGACTACCAAGTCTTCCCGCGGCTCGTCGCGTTCGCCGAGGTCGCCTGGTCCCCGCTGCCCGTACCGGAGGAACGCGACTTCGCGGGCTTCCAGGGCCGGATGCGGCGCGCGCACCTCGCCCGACTCGACGCGCTGGGCATCGACTACCGTCCGGGCGGCGGGCCGCGCCCCTGGCAGCGCCGCCCCGGTGTGCTCGGACGCCCGATCGAGGGGCAACCCCCGATCGTGTGA
- a CDS encoding 2Fe-2S iron-sulfur cluster-binding protein yields MSNEPQPHGSHDPDGVYGDPDGVYAGHEPPPHPGGEQYAGEQHPEQYTAQYGGQYAGEQPSEQYAQYGEQPPAGGQPQYGAEQGYAAGQPHAQQQPHPQQLPAAAPQGWGGGYDVEATGFVQMPAGGWPPVRRQGPAEPAGQAGEQGPYDTGAFHGESPLAAPGTGQGGYTPPPMEPGPGTPMTPAATTDPSATGQWTMPFAAQEDAGQGAADAAGAGVGAAQDEGGAPGSAGAMGQGAAAALAGSHEARTQRRPLGTGGAASGGASAGDTANGPQDGAGTGPGTGPGAGPGTGRAAVPGGPGAQSAAAWSPAGPDGAAAQDAHLADGLARRQVPFAGAGPTGAVPGTGAGPGVPGSGTAPGDVRWPDPGTGAGGVPGGAPGELPAEAHGPDAGTAARPGELPGEQPGRAPVQDQTPPDGVPSGDPGHRLGLRLAGQSTPAHGTPVQDAPAHGTPVQGTPAQGAPQPGAGGGPLPEANPSGYADPVDGGWGEAPGSAPRWDSGYGDHTRADDSGEYHIPVPPLGTTDAGTEGAAPDAVRDGHDAADAHAESGPDAQDAAGVRESGPEAGPEPAPEPSGPADSPDVPGTSDASGASGDPEGHDGHDGREVTDPADPADPAEAAGAQDEADADAPDPAAQEPVPTVSQHPHTSYVLHVNGADRPVTGAWIGESLLYVLRERLGLAGAKDGCSQGECGACSVQVDGRLVASCLVPAATAAGSEVRTVEGLAANGMPSDVQRALTECGAVQCGFCVPGLAMAVHDLLEGNHSPTDLETRQAISGNLCRCSGYRGVLDAVHTVAEERAARAAAEEEPERPSPNGRPADAGSDAGAGGGAQGGGPAGADADAARIPHQAPPGGGGVHPGAHPHPHHPGGGA; encoded by the coding sequence ATGAGCAACGAGCCGCAGCCGCACGGCTCCCACGACCCCGACGGTGTGTACGGCGACCCCGACGGTGTCTACGCGGGGCACGAGCCGCCGCCGCACCCGGGCGGCGAGCAGTACGCGGGCGAACAGCACCCCGAGCAGTACACCGCGCAGTACGGCGGCCAGTACGCGGGCGAGCAGCCCTCCGAGCAGTACGCGCAGTACGGCGAGCAGCCGCCCGCGGGCGGGCAGCCGCAGTACGGCGCCGAGCAGGGGTACGCGGCCGGGCAGCCGCACGCGCAGCAGCAGCCGCACCCGCAGCAACTCCCCGCGGCCGCACCCCAGGGCTGGGGCGGCGGCTACGACGTGGAGGCCACCGGGTTCGTACAGATGCCCGCCGGAGGCTGGCCGCCCGTACGGCGGCAGGGCCCGGCCGAGCCCGCCGGACAGGCGGGGGAGCAGGGGCCGTACGACACGGGTGCGTTCCACGGCGAGAGCCCGCTGGCCGCGCCCGGCACCGGACAGGGCGGCTACACACCGCCGCCCATGGAACCCGGCCCGGGCACGCCGATGACACCCGCCGCGACCACCGACCCGTCGGCGACGGGGCAGTGGACGATGCCGTTCGCCGCGCAGGAGGACGCGGGGCAGGGCGCGGCGGATGCCGCGGGCGCGGGCGTGGGCGCGGCGCAGGACGAGGGCGGCGCGCCGGGATCGGCCGGCGCCATGGGCCAGGGCGCCGCGGCGGCGCTCGCGGGCTCGCACGAAGCACGTACGCAGCGGCGGCCGCTCGGCACGGGAGGCGCGGCCTCGGGTGGTGCCTCGGCAGGTGACACCGCGAACGGCCCGCAGGACGGCGCCGGAACGGGCCCGGGGACGGGTCCCGGCGCGGGACCCGGCACCGGACGTGCCGCCGTACCGGGCGGTCCTGGCGCGCAGAGCGCCGCCGCGTGGTCGCCTGCGGGACCGGACGGCGCGGCCGCCCAGGACGCGCATCTCGCCGACGGACTGGCCCGCCGCCAGGTGCCGTTCGCCGGCGCGGGTCCCACGGGAGCCGTGCCCGGTACGGGAGCCGGTCCGGGCGTGCCCGGTTCCGGTACGGCGCCGGGTGACGTGCGCTGGCCGGACCCGGGCACCGGGGCGGGCGGCGTACCCGGCGGCGCGCCGGGCGAACTGCCCGCCGAGGCCCACGGTCCGGACGCCGGAACGGCCGCCCGTCCCGGCGAACTGCCGGGCGAGCAGCCCGGCCGGGCACCCGTACAGGACCAGACGCCGCCCGACGGCGTACCCTCCGGCGACCCCGGCCACCGGCTGGGGCTGCGGCTGGCCGGACAGTCCACCCCGGCGCACGGCACACCCGTACAGGACGCACCCGCGCACGGCACACCCGTACAGGGCACTCCCGCGCAGGGCGCCCCGCAGCCCGGTGCGGGCGGCGGGCCGCTGCCGGAAGCGAACCCGTCCGGCTATGCCGACCCCGTGGACGGCGGCTGGGGCGAGGCCCCCGGCTCCGCCCCCCGCTGGGACAGCGGCTACGGCGACCACACCCGCGCGGACGATTCGGGCGAATACCACATCCCTGTCCCGCCCTTGGGTACGACGGATGCCGGTACGGAGGGCGCGGCCCCCGATGCCGTACGCGACGGGCACGACGCCGCCGACGCCCACGCGGAGAGCGGCCCGGACGCACAGGACGCGGCCGGCGTACGGGAGTCAGGGCCGGAGGCGGGCCCGGAGCCCGCGCCGGAGCCGTCCGGACCGGCCGACTCCCCGGACGTACCGGGCACTTCGGACGCCTCCGGCGCCTCGGGCGACCCGGAGGGTCACGACGGCCACGACGGCCGAGAAGTCACAGACCCGGCAGACCCGGCAGACCCGGCAGAAGCAGCCGGGGCGCAGGACGAGGCGGACGCCGACGCCCCGGACCCCGCCGCCCAGGAGCCGGTCCCCACCGTCAGCCAGCACCCGCACACCTCCTACGTCCTGCACGTCAACGGCGCCGACCGCCCCGTCACCGGCGCCTGGATCGGCGAGTCCCTCCTCTACGTCCTGCGGGAGCGGCTCGGCCTCGCCGGCGCCAAGGACGGCTGCTCGCAGGGCGAGTGCGGCGCCTGCTCCGTACAGGTCGACGGCCGCCTCGTGGCCTCCTGCCTGGTGCCTGCGGCGACCGCGGCGGGCAGCGAGGTCCGTACGGTCGAAGGGCTGGCCGCCAACGGCATGCCCTCCGACGTACAGCGCGCGCTCACCGAGTGCGGAGCGGTGCAGTGCGGCTTCTGCGTACCCGGGCTCGCGATGGCCGTCCACGACCTGCTCGAGGGGAACCACTCGCCGACCGACCTGGAGACGCGGCAGGCGATCAGCGGCAACCTGTGCCGCTGCTCCGGCTACCGCGGCGTGCTCGACGCGGTCCACACCGTCGCGGAGGAGCGCGCGGCACGGGCGGCGGCGGAGGAGGAGCCCGAGCGGCCCTCGCCCAACGGCCGCCCCGCGGACGCCGGTTCGGACGCGGGCGCTGGCGGCGGCGCTCAGGGCGGCGGCCCGGCCGGCGCGGACGCCGACGCCGCGCGCATCCCGCACCAGGCGCCCCCCGGCGGTGGCGGCGTACACCCCGGCGCGCACCCGCATCCGCACCACCCCGGAGGCGGCGCGTGA